Below is a genomic region from Brassica oleracea var. oleracea cultivar TO1000 chromosome C9, BOL, whole genome shotgun sequence.
AGGAGGAGTGTCAAACCATTCTCAGGATTTTAAAGAAATATGAGGCTGTCTCAGGGCAACAAATTAATTTCCAGAAATCTTCAATTCAATTTGGGCATAAGATTGAAGAAGCTAGTCGTCAAGAATTGAGGGATGTTCTGGGAATTCAAAATATAGGAGGCATGGGATCCTACTTAGGTTTACCAGAAAGCCTTGGAGGATCTAAAGTACAAGTATTTGGCTTTGTACAGGAACGCTTGAATAATAGGGTTAATGGATGGACCTTTCGATTTTTTACTAAAAGAGGAAAAGAGGTAATTATTAAATCGGTAGTTACGGCCCTGCCAAACCATGTTATGTCTGTTTATCGGTTACCGAAGGCTACCGTTAAAAAATTAACAAGTGCAGTAGCTCAGTTTTGGTGGAGCCCTGGAGGAAGTTCAAAAGGTATACATTGGAAATCATGGGATAAATTATGCGAAACCAAAGATAATGGTGGTTTAGGTTTCAAGGATCTTATTGATTTTAACACGGCAATGCTTAGAAAGCAACTATGGAGGCTGATGGTGGTTTAGGTTTCAAGAGTCTTCAAAGAACGGTATTACAGGAATGCTTCACTCCGGGAACCGATTCGCTCTTATTCCCCGTCCTATGGCTGGAGGAGTATTATTTCTGCTAAATCTCTGGTTTGTAAAGGACTAATTAAAAGGGTGGGAACAAGTTCGTCTATCTCTGTATGGAATGATCCTTGGATCCCAGCCACTCGCACGAGACCAGCAAACAAAAATTTTCACAACATTTATCCGGACCTCACAGTGGATTCCCTCATTAATTCGGAATCTCGCTCTTGGAATTTACAGGCAATCATGGCTCTAGTGGATCCTAAGGATGCAAAAATTATTGAAAGTATTCTATTAAGTAGGAATCAGATTGAGGATAGGAATGAATGGCATTTTACTAACAATGGAAAATATTCGGTCCACTCAAGTTATCAGGTGGAACGAGTCTATCCTGATAGGAAAAAACCATCAGATTTTTATGGCCCCACAGTGGATATACTTAAAGCTTTCTGTTGGAAAGTGCGGTGCCCCCCAAAAATAAAGCATTGTTTATGGCAACTTCTCTCAGGATGTATATCGGTAATGAAAAATCGAAAGGCAAGAGGGATACAAGGAGATATATGTTATGCTCGATGCGGAGATCCGGAAGAATCAATAAACCATGTATTTTTTTAATGTCTCCCAACAAGTCAAGTGTGGGCATTATCCAAGATTTCGCCACCTCCTAATATCTTTCCTATCAGCTCATTATTTGCTAATATGGATCATCTTTTTTGGAGAATTCAGCCAAAGATGGATGACCATCAGTTTGCATGGATTTTATGGTATATTTGGAAAGCCCGAAATAACAAAGTTTTTAGTAATCTGGATATTGATCCGAGGGACACTCTTAAATTAGCTGAATTGGAATCATCACTTTGGGCAGAAGCACATGTGGGAAATGACCCAACCAGGGGGCTTTCGGTACAGACCAGTCCTCCCCTAGCGACATCAGGTCGATGGTGCTTCCTATATGGCTCATGGAAAGATAATGACTTATTTTCAGGGCAAGGGTTGTATAGTACTTTACCGGGGTTTGATGGTCTGTTTGGGACAAGGAATGTAAGGGCATGTCTTTCACCCTTCCATTCGGAGGTAGAGGCATTGATTTCGGCAATAGAATGTATGAAGAATTTAAGACAGTTTCAGGTAACGTTTGCAACGGATTGTTCTCAATTGGTGAAGATGGTTTCGGAACCAGAAGAATGACCAGCATTTGAAAGTTATCTGGAAGACATCAAGCTTCTCAAATAAAGTTTCCTCAACTCAGACATCGTCCATGTACCTCGGACGGCGAACTTTCGGGCGGATAGCTTAGCACGCAGTGCTAAGAAACAACCGTCCTTTGTCGTTCGCATGGATGCGGAGTTACCGATCTGGTTTACAGAGTCAAAATGAGTCTGTAACTGAAAAAAAAAAAAAAAAAAAAAAAAGAGTCGGAAAAATGATTTACTTTCCATTTGTTTTTATACCAAATGATTCACTTCCATTTCTACATTTTCATCACATAGTAACTATTGATTTTCTTGACCTTTGAATTGCAATTAAGTATCCATCAATAACGTTTTATTTGCTCTTAGCCAAAATTCAAATCCCAAAACTGAAAATGAAAAGGCGTCTCACAGAGAGTGAGGAAGACAACCCTAACCCCTCCAAAAAACTCAGCAAAATCTCAATGGAGAAGGGAAGAAAAAGAATCCCAGCAGAGATACTGATGGAGATACTCGCCAGACTACCCATGAAAGCCATCGCCAGATTCAAATCAGTTTCCAAAAAATGGAACTCCGTAACCGAATCTCCTTATTTCATCCGTCGCTATTTCTCTCTTCACCCAAACTCATCAACATGGTCTCTCATGTTCCTAACCAAGCTTTACCATCCTATCACAGAAGCCATCGGCTTCCACGGACGGGACACATGGGATCTCCCAAAGTCTCTAGCTTCCTACGTACTGCCTTTCCAACCGTACCCAAATCTCCCTACTGTTAACAACTATTATTACGTAGCTTCGTCCAATGGATTGATCTGGATCGAGGTCTACCTCACCCATCACAACCGCAGATCATTCGTGGGTAATCCAGTTTCGAAGCAATGGGTTGAAATCCCTCAGCCTCCGAATAAATGTGCCGCCACTGGTCTGGTGACACGTGTCGAAAACGGCCTGGTTACAAGCTTCAAAGTCGTTAGGACTTGTAGTAATCAGACAAGGAATGTGTGGAGAGTGTATGTGTATTCGTCTGAGACAGGGTTGTGGAGTTTCAAGCGGCTTTTGTCGTTTTGTCCTGTCGATGGTGCTAATCCTCCGGTGAATATCGACGGGAAGCTCTACCTGTGGGAAAAAGATTCTCGTGAAGAGGATCTGATGGAAAACTTTATTCCTAAGGAGTTTGGATTCCTTGTTGGTTATGACTTCTATGGTGATGATAATCAATGTCAGGTTGTACCTCTACCTATCCCGGACAATAAGTACGTTAGGAGATGCTTAACTACTTCAAGAGGCGATGTTATGTACGTGGAGATATTGTATCGTAGATTGAAGGTTTGGAGGCTGAGTAGCAACAATCCGGAGGGTAGTGAACTGTTGTGGGAGCTGTCGCGGGAAGAAATCAACTTGGCGTCTATTGGATTTGATGTCTTCTGTTTTCCGTTGGCTATGAATCCGTTTGATGATGATATCATCTACCTATGGAGTCGGGAACATGATTGTGTGGTAACGGGTAACTTGCAGACTCTAGAGTTTGTTCTTCATCAAGAATCAGAGAACTGGAGTAGTGCCAGTAATGGAGGTTGCTGTCGCTTTAACAAGTTGGATTCCAAGAGGTATATGGACGGTTTTCGCAATGAAACTTCTACTTCTGTCGTCATCTTATCCCAGTTTGTGCTTCCGCCGTGGATGGACTTGGTACCCCGTCCCCCCAACATACTTAACTCTCTATTAGCATCAGATATGCTCTCCCAAGTTCAAGTTGCATGATAACATGTGTGGTGCATTCTATTTATATTTTCTTTTTGATTATTATTTTTGTTTCACATATATCTTTGCAGTTCTGTAAGAATTTCAAGGGAAATATATGTTCAGACCTTTACATAAAAATATCAGAACACAAGGCATATTGTTTTTTTTACGTTAAAATTCTTGTTTAACCTATAACAATCTTGGCAATGCTGTAAGAATTGCGGAGGAAATATATGATAAATTGATGATCAGACCTTTACATAAAAATGTCAGAACACAAGGCAAGTCCTACAGGCAACAAAAACTAAAGCATAACCAACTCTTATACCTTACGAGAAGAGCAATGGTTTGCAGTCTCAACTCTTTGAAAAACACAAGTGACAAGCCCAAAGTACTTCTCATTTCAAACTGGAAGGAGCAACCCAAAATATATCCTATTACATAATGCACTCTATATAATACAAGATTAACTAATTAATAATTAATCATTTCATTATACTATTGTTACTTTACTTACATACTTAGCCGCAGCAAAATTAACGTACCAATCCATATGCATGCATACAGATACACTTTACATATTCAAAACAAAGGAAAATTATAGCTACATGGAAGAAACCAAAGAGAAGAATATGAACATTTTCTTGACTGAGAATAAAAGTAACATGGTCCGATCAAGTTAATTTAGGTGCATTCAGGTTTTGTTCCAGTTACAACCAGTTTACTTTTGTTTAAACTTCATATTTCCCAAATCCCAATCAAATAAAAATTGGTACTAGTACTTTTGTGAACTTGATAAAATTTAGGGAGTGGCATTTGGGTAGAAGCGTCACACATATGTCAATAAAGATTATAATGAATAAAGCTTGAATATATTCGATTCTAATTATTTTGGACTAAATTTATGATGAATAAAGCTTGAATATATCTATCTTATTAAAATAAAAATATTTTAAGCTTTTGTTTGGCAACATAGATAGCAGTTAAAAAAAATAGTGTTGTTTGAAAACATAGATAACAGTAAGTTAGGAAAAAAAAGTAGTGGTTTATGCTATTAAAAAATTGGAAGTCCATTACATTATTTTGAAAAGTAATGGATTTATGTTACTTGATATACATATTCAAATCAAAATAATAATTTAAAATTGATTTATATCAAAAATTCATTCAAAATATACATATATTCAAAATTTGATTTTTACTAACATATTTTCTAATAAACATTATAAAAATATTTTCAATATATATAAGAAAAATACAATAAAAACCTAATTTCAAATACCAACTTAAATTATGGTTTTTATATTTCACATTGAAATTTAAAAATATAATATATGTGATTATTTATATGATTGTACGTATAAAATATTATTAATTATAAGAAAACTTATTTGATGGTACGTATAAAATACGATTAATTATATGATAACACATATTTTTGTAACCTATGATGACACATATAGGATATATAATAGTGAAGGGGTGGGCGTTCGGATTCGTTTTCAGGTCTGTTTGGGATTTCGTGTTCGGTTCAGATTTTTGAAGATTCGGTTCGGATTTAGATAACCAATTTAAATTGGTTTGGTTTAAATATTTGAATAAAGAATTAATAATTTAAATATTTGAATAGAAAATTAATAATTATTCAGGTTTTGTTTAAACTTCATATATCTCAATCAGATAAAAATCGGTACTAGTATTTTTTTGTGAACTTTATAAAATTTAGGGAGTGGCATTTGGGTAGAAGCGTCACACATATGTCAATAAAGATTATAATGAACAAAGCTTGAAAATATTCGATTCTAGTTTTCTTTTGACTAAATTTATAATGGATTAAGTTCGAATATATTCGATTTTAAAGAGGATACAAATTATTGCCAAACATAGAAGGAACAATATGATATATCAACAAAGTTTTTAAAACATAATAAATACAAATGTTGTAATTTATCCTTTTAGATATTTTTAAAAATAAAAGAAAATTTCACCAAAAAATCTTAAATAAGATATTCATGATTATTATGAATTAATATTTGTGTGTATCTGGATTTGGATCATTGAGAAACTCACGAAAGACCGACCACTGTCAAAACGCTAGCAACAAATCAAAAGTATACACGTGGCGATCGACGATAGGCTAAACACCAACCCTCTCCAGAACTCAGCACCACCGCTGGTTTCACTTAGACGGCTAGAACCACCGTCTCCGTACAGATGCTGTATCCCCTCGATATCATCCTTCGCTAACTCAACCTTCCGATGTCCACCGGAAATTGCCGGATACATAATCGCATCTTCCACCGACGAGTGACCTAACCCAAGAAGATGTCCGATCTCGTGAACAGCGACGGATTCCAGATCCACCACCGACGTCACCGGCAATATCTGACGGCTCATATCTTCTCCCGAGATCAGCCAATCCTCCTCACTGTCGAGATGAAACATCCCCGTAGGCGGAGACGACGCGTGCGCTAGCGTCCCCATAGGTCCATCGAACGGCTCTCCGTCCCCGTGATCGCCGGCGAAAAACCCGATCACTATATCGGCCCTAAGGATCGACTCAGAGCGCGTGAAATTCAACGGCGTAACGTCCGCCCAGCGCGTGAACGCTCGTGCGAACACTTGCTTCACCTCTTCGGTGAGATTGTTCAGAGGAAAAAACGCGTAGCTCAGATCTCGATTCCGTTTCGGCCACTGCGGCTTCCCGGGGAAAAACGAGTAACGCGCCACCGTACGGAACTTCTTACCGGCGTTCATCTCCGACGTGCCGTCGATCATGTCCGGATTCCCGCATCTCGGTTTAACGATCTGGCCTAGAGTCGATGCGTCGAGTTTACCGGTGACTTTGAGGTTGAAGTTCTTCTGGTAAGTGCTGATCGCCGATTTGAGGACGTCGTCGAAGTCGTCGGTGAAGTTATCGACGGTGGCGGGGATGTAACCGAAACGACTGAAGTATTGTTTGAGTTTGGAGAGGCCGTCGGCTTTGTCTCCGACGTGGCAACCGGTTAGTTTCTCGAAAGTTTTCCACGCGCTTCGAGTGGCGTTTAGGAGGTGTAACGGTGGTATGGAAGAACTGTTGGTGTAGAATGTCGCTGAGATTGG
It encodes:
- the LOC106314406 gene encoding F-box protein At1g49990-like produces the protein MEKGRKRIPAEILMEILARLPMKAIARFKSVSKKWNSVTESPYFIRRYFSLHPNSSTWSLMFLTKLYHPITEAIGFHGRDTWDLPKSLASYVLPFQPYPNLPTVNNYYYVASSNGLIWIEVYLTHHNRRSFVGNPVSKQWVEIPQPPNKCAATGLVTRVENGLVTSFKVVRTCSNQTRNVWRVYVYSSETGLWSFKRLLSFCPVDGANPPVNIDGKLYLWEKDSREEDLMENFIPKEFGFLVGYDFYGDDNQCQVVPLPIPDNKYVRRCLTTSRGDVMYVEILYRRLKVWRLSSNNPEGSELLWELSREEINLASIGFDVFCFPLAMNPFDDDIIYLWSREHDCVVTGNLQTLEFVLHQESENWSSASNGGCCRFNKLDSKRYMDGFRNETSTSVVILSQFVLPPWMDLVPRPPNILNSLLASDMLSQVQVA
- the LOC106313464 gene encoding metalloendoproteinase 5-MMP, yielding MRHLQLLTLLSLLLVIVTPISATFYTNSSSIPPLHLLNATRSAWKTFEKLTGCHVGDKADGLSKLKQYFSRFGYIPATVDNFTDDFDDVLKSAISTYQKNFNLKVTGKLDASTLGQIVKPRCGNPDMIDGTSEMNAGKKFRTVARYSFFPGKPQWPKRNRDLSYAFFPLNNLTEEVKQVFARAFTRWADVTPLNFTRSESILRADIVIGFFAGDHGDGEPFDGPMGTLAHASSPPTGMFHLDSEEDWLISGEDMSRQILPVTSVVDLESVAVHEIGHLLGLGHSSVEDAIMYPAISGGHRKVELAKDDIEGIQHLYGDGGSSRLSETSGGAEFWRGLVFSLSSIATCILLICC